From Rhopalosiphum padi isolate XX-2018 chromosome 2, ASM2088224v1, whole genome shotgun sequence:
ttaaatttaatgttatatcatatacatatacggtataattcttttaatttaaaacactcattatttcggtaaacaatattttttttaaaaaaatttttttacttaacgtTAAGtcgatataaaacaaaattatattattatcaatatcgttttttagatttcttattaatttgACTGAAAATGAAGATTTTTGATTTCTTATTCCTAAGCAGAATACTATAAAGAGTATTTCGAGTAATTtacttgttataaatatttaaaatttaaatgaatggATTAGTGAACtaacattttattactatactCTGGTCATCatataactttaaatagttaTGAATCATAAACACTCGTCCAAAGTCCAATTGTTGTATATTgaaagaaatcaaaaatattttgctttggaaTAAGAAACTAAAAAAGCGTgtagtaatgaaaaaaattttaaaaaattttaaattatcaaaaaatattgtttttaataacttaaaatcatccgaaaaatatactcataaacgttcatagtttttaaaataataagggtCATACGTTAAATTAATCACTTGGTATACctaatctatattaaattacacgTGAAATGTaagcaatatatttataccaaaattagtattgtatatttttttacctgcATCGCTAGTCTTTTAAGCTGTGCATTTCGTCTGACAGATTCTATATCACCAACAGCCAAACCAATAAGTAGATTCATTAGAAGAATAGGCATGAGAACCATAAATACGCCAAGCATCAAAAACACGGGGACTGGATATGGTATAGTTCTAGGCGTTCTAGCCTGACCATTTTCTTGGTCGTCGTCTTCAGCATACAAAGGTTGTATGTAAGTTCCCAGTAAATCTATTTCACCCAACATCATTGCAAAAGTCCGTAATAATGACATTGGTATCGTACTAAATGACAAATGATTACCCtaacaaatattcaaaaaatatgtgtgtaagaaaatttcctttaaaaaaaaataaaaaaaaaaaaaatactattcacCTGATTTACATGCAAAAATATGgtgaaacatattaaaattttaaaattataaacttaccctcgataataaaatgtaaaacgctAAACCAAAAGCAGcaattaatatagaaaataagagCAGTACTTTGATCAAGGTTTGTAAGATTTCGAGAAACATAACAACGTATATTCCTACCTGATCGAATCTAACAAAACAAACGAATAGTTACATTATTTATCATCAAATCACTTTAAATTATAtggtataatgttttattaatatttgtctaatttatttaatcaactAGGTACTGGAAATTTTTCGTTAACTTTACTTACAAAATGatgattaggtatattattaattagtttttaatgtatttttctcTGTTTTAATTTACCTCTGTAGATTAAGAAGTAACGTGAACCAGCTAAGAAATACAGTTATGCTAGCAAAAGATATTTGATACTCAGGCAAACAATTTGTTAATATCGGTGCAATCATGGCTATAgctgaaaaatataacaatatcgcCACAACATTCGTGGGATCCAATAGGTATGGCCATCCTTGTTGATAGAATTGAATCCCTTCACGAGCGCTGTTCATGAACACATAAATGACAATCATAACTGCTACTGTCTTAAGCGTGGCTACATTTgtctaaaaaatacaatattacttatttgtgtaaaaaaataaacaaataatattaaaaatattttatatttaccgtAGTATCGACAGTTAATAGTGCATTACTCGtagcattatacatattatcttgATTATTGTAAACCATTAGTTGAGAGGAAAATAaagttacaaatattaaaaatatcgtgtAGAACAATAAATGTGCAAGATGAAAGTATTTTCCATATGTATTCCATTTCATTTGTAAATACTTTTGACTTAATGGATGTGCTAAGAGTTCAACTCTACCATGGTTGACCATTgcctagttataaaataaaaatatcaatgaaaaccaaaataatttatcattataacatACATTCAAGGCAGGCAACGGAGTGGGTTTTAATGTACCAGTCGCTCCATTTTTTTGAACCATTGGACATTGAAGACATGAGAATGAATACTttatctgaaataaaaattttttttttttttaattggcaaTATttccttatttaatattacccaCATAAAATTGTTTGGAATCTTTTTTACAATTAGCTTTTGTTATGCATTTGTCTTGTACAGCTTCAAAAACACGTGGCATGGATGCGATCAACGCCAATGTAACACAAGGGTGCCTATCTGATTTCAATGTCATTATTTCTTCAGctctaaaacaataatacaattttaacttgACAACACaaatatttgacatattatttataacataaattaataatttaccttgAATCGTGAGTAACCATCGCTAGTGCAGCCTCGGGAAACTTATAGTAAATTGCGTAATCAATTGCACTCAAATCTAAAgagttgaataataatttacagttcaTATACAGTAACAGTGTTATAGCATTTGGTTTATTCTCCATAGTCGCTAAATGCAAAGctgtatttttatctttatcacATTGATCTAGTAGATGTGAGTGTACAGAATGTAATAGTTCTATTGTTTGTGTATGACCACTCATAGCAGCTAAATGTAAAGGATTACGACCTTTGTGATCGCGATGCAATAAGGCTCCTCTGTTCAAGAATAATTGCACTACTTTTGTATGTCCTGCGAATAgatatgttaaatattgtacaatatttaaaactgtataccaataataaatttaaaaaaaatttagttaaaaattacctTGTTGAGATGCTATATGTAAAGGTGTAAGTCCTTCGCCATCcgattcatttataataaaagccCCCTTTTCTGAATTCAATAATcttttgactatattatatctcCCATACCTAGCACCAAAGTGTAAAGGGCTTTCgccgttataattttttatattcacaCATGCTCCTAGTCGAATTAAGCTTTCCAAACTTCGTATGTGCCCACCTCTACTTGCGTAATGCAAAGGTGAACATCCAGTATTATCTTTTTCATTCAATAACAATTCCAAAGCTCCTTGATGGTTTGCCTATAATGTAAACCGTAAttactatactaaaataaataaataaaattcattttagactaaaaaaaaaacattttttaattatttcatatttttaatttaataggtacgGTTCATATAACtgtatgcattatattaataattatttaaaaatagtatcgaATGATATTGTTAAACATTTACACTTTGCTTTATAGTCATCGATTTTATGAaactacattaattataaattatttaatataaaatcaatactctaatcaaatatttaatacctacctaataacttgtttttcatataatattaaaggaattacatttataataatatttatgaatcaatatattattaaaaaaataataataatgtagtaattattaaacattatggatttgtaataagattatacgtattatacactaAACACATATAATGGAAAACTGAATCCTAACAAAAGATCTAAACTTCTTATCTGATAccttatttagataattaatagTTCTCATCtgcttttaaacaaatattaattaataaatagtacacTGATTAAAGCTACTGAATGTGTGCATTGGCGCTAAAGGTAATTAAAACTGAGTCACTATGGTATTGTTCTTACAATCTATCCGCATAAATTTCTCGCTGTATTCTTCAACGTAGCACCAACATAAATATAGTCTCTAAACATATCTTACCACCCACTCACTGTATAATTTAGAAGCTATTATAGCTATAAGATATATTGTATCCACATGACCTGCACATGAACTTCCGCAGAACTTTACACAGATACTTTATTTAACCTAAGTTAGGAGGGTATTAAgaagatgataatatatatatctaaaaaaattataattttcatattctaACTGAAATCACAGAATTACTATTCTCACTtctaataaagatttaaaataattattcttttgtatttataaatacaattttagcacATAGGAAAGAGGTGTTCgcgaaaaaaagtttatacataaaatcTCATAACTTCATAAGGCAAAGAAAAATAtaccaactataaaatattttcattagaaataaaatgctgaacttaaaatgtttaatcctGAAATAAACTTCAAGGTAGTAAAATTTCTTTCTAATCAatagataatgataaattagtttataaaaagtTCCTCTAAGTTTCACGATTTTTTTAGTAACAAAAAagtttgtattcatttttaatttttatgtaatcgaAAATAgctagttattaaaataatatattcaatcgcatagagtatttagaatattgattttattttttgtttgagcacaatacgattttataaaaattaaagtatgtatatatatattagccattaggtatatattataataaaccaagctcagaaagttttttattttttactgtttctacttaattttaaaaatgaaaaaataaaaaacataattttatctattttaaattccaAGCAAaacaatgtattgattttacaacaatttatattttttttattctttttttgtgtatatttatacgatttatagtagaaaaatgctttaattttcaacatcattatattgtattacatgtaGTACAGTGTAACTTGCTAGGTAAACTCGACACctactataaattttaagggtTACCTACTTCaccttttttttctatatagatTAAACACCTTagttatttttgtgtaaatataatttattcatttatatatgtatacgcaaatggtttttaaatttattatcttatgATGATAAAATTACCATTGTGATCTCGTGAGCAAATTCGTCAAGTCTTCCTCCATACATAACTACTAAATGTAAGACATTTCTTTTGCTGGAATCTTTAACTTGAATGTCAGCGCCTAATCGAATTAAACTTGCAACTGTCCTCCATCCCGACCTACTGGCAGCTAACAGCAATGGAGATCTACTTTCTTTATCCAAAGCGTTTATGTCGGCTCCCTAAAAATATTCTGATATGcactatatattacaaaaaaaatatgttttttcgaTATGAGTTTTTACCTCTTCTATAAGATATTGTACGATTTCAGATCGGTCAAACATAGCAGCACAATGAAGTGGCGTCATTTTCTGTACATCACAAGAACATAAACACTGGGCCTTTTCGTCAGGCTGTAAACCAAACATTAATCTGACTATGTCTATGGCTCCTTGAGCACAAGCCAAATGAACTGGAGTGGACAAATCATATTGTTGAGTTGAAATTTTCGCTCCAGATTTCAAACATAATTCCACagcctaaataaaaaataaaaaacaattaaaattctcgtattattatattatattatattatattatagactaaatataatttatatttaaaatactattaatattaataatattttagtatttaatcaatatcatttaacttttaagtaaaccttaataattatttgtatccaAGTTTTAAGTGATAAGTTATAACTGTAAATCTGTGCCATAGACAGGAGGCACTGGGGAACGCGCACCCCTCtccgaatttttatttttggttaactagtaaataatatattatacaaattttttttaagttacctatattatataattaataaacatattcatataattcaaggtaaatttatgataacaacaaattatttgGATTTGTATTCATAAATGTCAAATAGTAATGATAAGCACGGATTTTAGATTAGAAGTACAAGCGGATACCATTTTCTTGTGACCACAATTAcagtataattgttatatatatatcatttaaatttgtttagctGCTTCATCATAATCtcctttatttttaactatctcATTTATATAAGATCATCTATAGGCttgtttcatattatatgtttgataaaatttaaaaattattattttgtatgctacaataaatagtaaatagtaaaaatattcgaataaaaaataaaatgttgtgtttactacacatatataatgatataaatatacttatattaattaatacattaatcaatggtttacaataatattaatacctattactaCATTGTTATGTTAAATGTAAGTGTACCATAGTTGCAGTAACATAATTATAGTCATAAGAAATAGATGTGTAGTTAACACTTAATAAACAAAGAGGTCATAaagttataggtaataaataggtattctagcattgcaaaaatttaaaataattaagtgccCCCCCAAAAAAATTTTGGCTACGGCACTGcaatataaatgttatcaattgcttgtttaattttttaattaataacaaaccaAGCTAATGCATTGCATTGCATTTAAGAGAAGAATACGGTATACCAGATACCTATCCAGACACAATAAGTGATCTAAAAGTAGAgttgtacaaaaattatattagcttttattattggttaattagtgaattttatttaattttgctaGTTAGATTTATAAGATGTGTTCATCCGAGTATATTTAAGACAAatcgttttattgttatttatctaCACTTAGAacctaataaaaaacattatacaaattaaagtaattttatttagtttgaaattaatttagaaatgatgaaaaaaatattatgggtTAGGGTAATACAGCGTATACGATTAAGTTGTTTGATTTAAATCTGATTAAATTTAAGTGTATTTGAGCTTAGTTCTATGccaatataattctataataagtataaagttttaaattaaaaataaagtttttattgttgTCATTTGTGTGTGTAGATAATTGAATTCAGTGGTCTGTAGTTGgtctttttatatacacaaatattccAAATTCAAACACTTCGTATTATCTACATTATACTGTgtacattaaataaacaatcCCTTTATGAAATTCAACCCCAATCCTTCAGCTTGACATTTTACACCAATTCACTTGCTTTTCAATCATtggtttttgtatttatttaccttAAAATCTCCACTATGTACTGCAGAGTGAAGCGGTACGTTTCCCTCGGCGTCGAAAAACGATATCATTTGATGTCTTGAATTGCCTCTGCTCTCAGCCCATTGCAAAAGTACTTCCATCGTTCTGGACGCTGCATTTTTTGCTGCTTCGTGAATTGGGTAATATCCATTGTGACAGGGTTGTCTATTATCAGCACCCAGGTCTCGCATCTATAATCATAGGATAGCATACATTAAACTAACTAGAAAATGTTGCACCAGTAGAAAATAAGCGCCCTTTAAACTTGAACTTTTACAATAggcaataactaataatatttatgatgattcaatgaacaatattattatcatcattgttattttatataatcacatgctatatatacttattcgaactatttattatagttacattacattttattttcaagtaatAACTCATTAGATTACTTAtacttagtttaataataaaaaaaaatggactgcacataacaaaatatgaaatatatgcatattgttataattatagttatttattgattgAATTTGTTATTGTATGATCGTATtatggaaaataattaatttggtgTATGATTGCGTAGTGTGAAAgtcaacaaaaaattaattataatatgatacgacTACAGACAACTTGTTAATAAACTAAACAATAAAAAGGAAATAGATCTTGAGAAAACCtcgatgttataaaaatattatattagtcaaAGGTTTTGTTGCGTAAAGGACGCTCATAAATAGTATCTGAGacaaatattatagtcaaaCCTTTATCGGACAAATATTGCAccgtttcttataatatttagtatatttccaCGTCAGGCACATTTTGAATATTGAACATAAGAAACTGAAACTAATGCCATAGGTTCACAAACTTATattgatgttattaaaatatattacagttaacaatatgtgtgtatgtttatatttttaccaaccactacgaaatttaatataataaatatagcgtATTGCTCACGATAAGAAATTACCTATATGACTTTCGATTCGGTATAGTATCTTCGTCAatggaaaattttaattttgaatctgCGAAACTTGTGACCTGAAATTTGTCTGATAAATAACTTGCGTGTAATGCACTACGGGATCAAtaagcatttaatattaatcattcaaTATCTATGgatgatacatttattttgtaacacGGGGATTGTACACTAATTACAAAAGTTTTCGTATGACATTTATGCATTATCTCATATTCTCACttgtaaataatatctatatcttAAATTGTAATGATTTAGCTACTACGGAAGCAACAAGTGGTCAGCCATtgacactaatataatattttagtaaacatctattgtcatattattatctattatggaCTTTATTCTGTTCATTTCTAAcatattctaattaaaatatttgattaaaacatGGATATGATTGATAGAAATCtcatattaatcaatatagCCATGCATTCGAAGATAGATATTTATGCAATAATTTCCGAGATACAAAACAGTgattaaataaaacttacaatacaacattataatagtagCTACACGCTACACCACTAGCTGCATTTTGGCCATAATATTGTCGAATGCAAAAACGAGTTACTCACCAATATACGTGCGCATTCGTCATTATCGTGTATGGCAGCCAAGTGAAGTGCTGTCCTACCATGTTTGCCACCTTGGCCGATTTCAATCCGATCTTTAAATTTGCACATTACTTGAAGAACGGCTACACGGTTTAGCTCGACCGCTAAGTGTAAAGCCGCTTGCTTTTTGTCATTTAATGCACTCGGGTCAGCACCACTTTATAAACGTATGCATTACaatgttttagaaaaaatttaataaggcATGTGCAGTAGGTAACAATTAGTGAATTCAAATATGGTATAACCTACATACGTCAACATAAAAGATATGTACGGAAAAATTCAAAGacctctattattttatattatattgttaccatcGAATTTGCCATATGTATTAACTCAAGTGtaatcaattttaaacattaatggtgtctagaatatatatttaattttatctaaatatatatacctactacatctatattacctatctatctaaaacaaaataatcttaaattatttttcatacgcgttaattagatatattttgtagaaaaatcagattaatttagaatttagaattagagaatattaaaacaattaaaatcatacaaaaatatgactaagactttaacaaatatatagtcataaagattacaaagtatataaaatagtataaaaaataaactcttGAATCTTGATATTAAAGTACCAAACTGTAAGcgatttgatatatattatatgcaattagTAAATTACAGTTTGTATtcggaaaattataaatattaaagtttgattcaagtacttttattaaaatctgaCATGTAAAAGACATTCTTAAACTCTGTAAAAACCTAGATGACATTTTTGATTGGGATTAATGGGActcacaatttaaatattagtataatagtataggtaatatacttaatgtaccatataattaagtacctaatttgcgtattttaaaattgaattacctataaaataaatatacctattattgtagATTTCTAACCTAACTGTTACTAACagttaatatatattcaaaatgtatatcttgtaaggtatacattttgaataatatacgtatataaatatataaataaaactaatactttattttggaaaactgaaaaataataatgaacatatcctataagtataatttagaatctaatttataagtttaaaagaatgataataataataataataacaaaatagcaTACAGatcagaaaaattataaatagttattatctaACTTTAATAACTGACATTATTAGAAACTTATATTAGACCATTAGTTAGCTCAAGTTTTTTAAgaacactaaaaaaataataaaacggaattaaaaacaaaagaataaaaatcagttaaaaaGTCCACCATCATTATTCTCAATTAAGCGTATCTACCTTCATAATTGTAGTGGCGcaagtgttttattttcaaatttataaaattcctaaaatgtatcaatttaaaaacattgctCCT
This genomic window contains:
- the LOC132922258 gene encoding transient receptor potential cation channel subfamily A member 1 isoform X5 → MKEEPTRDGGIRWMSWVIGSSKNVQRNDDTIPGKHRLWQLIQMRRIHGSKVGGTGRMLSSSEKLSLTPLIFRQSSTVDGDVCLLTDSPYRILRAAESGNLDDFNRLFIAEPARLDVRDSKGRAAVHQAAARNKLNILQFIRNHGGDLNLKDSFGNTPLHIAIEHNSLDAVEYLFQNGADPSALNDKKQAALHLAVELNRVAVLQVMCKFKDRIEIGQGGKHGRTALHLAAIHDNDECARILMRDLGADNRQPCHNGYYPIHEAAKNAASRTMEVLLQWAESRGNSRHQMISFFDAEGNVPLHSAVHSGDFKAVELCLKSGAKISTQQYDLSTPVHLACAQGAIDIVRLMFGLQPDEKAQCLCSCDVQKMTPLHCAAMFDRSEIVQYLIEEGADINALDKESRSPLLLAASRSGWRTVASLIRLGADIQVKDSSKRNVLHLVVMYGGRLDEFAHEITMANHQGALELLLNEKDNTGCSPLHYASRGGHIRSLESLIRLGACVNIKNYNGESPLHFGARYGRYNIVKRLLNSEKGAFIINESDGEGLTPLHIASQQGHTKVVQLFLNRGALLHRDHKGRNPLHLAAMSGHTQTIELLHSVHSHLLDQCDKDKNTALHLATMENKPNAITLLLYMNCKLLFNSLDLSAIDYAIYYKFPEAALAMVTHDSRAEEIMTLKSDRHPCVTLALIASMPRVFEAVQDKCITKANCKKDSKQFYIKYSFSCLQCPMVQKNGATGTLKPTPLPALNAMVNHGRVELLAHPLSQKYLQMKWNTYGKYFHLAHLLFYTIFLIFVTLFSSQLMVYNNQDNMYNATSNALLTVDTTTNVATLKTVAVMIVIYVFMNSAREGIQFYQQGWPYLLDPTNVVAILLYFSAIAMIAPILTNCLPEYQISFASITVFLSWFTLLLNLQRFDQVGIYVVMFLEILQTLIKVLLLFSILIAAFGLAFYILLSRGNHLSFSTIPMSLLRTFAMMLGEIDLLGTYIQPLYAEDDDQENGQARTPRTIPYPVPVFLMLGVFMVLMPILLMNLLIGLAVGDIESVRRNAQLKRLAMQVVLHTELERKLPRVLMEKIDKAEQIEYPNERKTKMGFLDFILRKWFCNPFSDDAIEMVLENNENHLADEIGKVKDRLKTITSSLENQQTFLRLIIQKMEIKTEEDEVDEGVSAKEMAFTNNINGKWSSPRVRTKLKTSFSFSKCHTK